The proteins below come from a single Miscanthus floridulus cultivar M001 chromosome 1, ASM1932011v1, whole genome shotgun sequence genomic window:
- the LOC136464865 gene encoding uncharacterized protein: protein MQQAFRGRKKDPTQNVMVAVNCDLKFTYVLAGWEGFAHDATVLADAVAREDGLSLPKGFGFDEVVPDEEGFTTSADPTNLPPAHLDQDSVDMAEIRDAICNAIPRMDLGAFEGGFVAGTSVMEQLINGGSAPVVASAGASAAAPVAASAGAGATPGAANPVDVAVPVAGNGAVRAMRWTNTTSGFVLRRMAALVSDGSRPEKVFKDKDVNSVAKALKQFCGEVVSPTQVYNHLRKWRQKWARVSKLKDLSAALWDDQAHAIMLEQETTLATDHPKDVEFLNCPIRFYIEMEAIFANAMATVPSEQGGDSKATGLLPTSSAAGPKRKRGNFSEEEMLMLTNMSDAVNNVANALRETGPAHVDANLYLAVMEMPGFSEEALIVAYTFLLDNKAQGRGFVNMSDAHRALWLRTFLAKNYYV, encoded by the exons ATGCAACAAGCTTTTAGGGGTAGGAAAAAGGATCCCACCCAAAATGTGATGGTAGCTGTGAATTGTGATCTGAAATTCACTTATGTCCTGGCTGGCTGGGAGGGCTTTGCCCATGATGCAACTGTTTTGGCAGATGCTGTAGCcagggaagatggcttgagtttGCCAAAAG GTTTTGGCTTTGATGAAGTAGTTCCCGATGAGGAAGGTTTCACTACTTCTGCTGATCCAACCAACCTGCCCCCAGCCCATCTGGACCAAGACTCTGTTGACATGGCTGAAATAAGGGATGCCATTTGCAATGCTAT TCCTAGGATGGATTTAGGTGCATTTGAGGGTGGGTTTGTTGCTGGTACTTCAGTGATGGAGCAGCTCATCAATGGTGGTTCTGCCCCTGTTGTAGCTAGTGCTGGTGCTAGTGCTGCTGCCCCTGTTGCAGctagtgctggtgctggtgctactCCAGGTGCAGCAAACCCTGTTGATGTTGCTGTTCCTGTAGCTGGGAATGGGGCTGTGAGGGCAATGAGGTGGACCAACACCACCTctggctttgtgctaaggaggatGGCTGCCCTTGTTAGTGATGGTAGCAGGCCTGAGAAGGTTTTCAAGGACAAAGATGTGAATTCTGTGGCCAAAGCCCTCAAGCAGTTCTGTGGGGAGGTTGTTAGCCCAACTCAAGTGTACAACCACttgaggaagtggaggcagaaATGGGCTAGGGTGAGCAAGTTGAAGGACCTTAGTGCTGCTCTTTGGGATGACCAGGCTCATGCTATCATGCTTGAGCAAGAGACTACCTTGGCCACT GATCATCCTAAAGATGTAGAGTTTCTTAACTGCCCTATTAGGTTCTACATTGAGATGGAGGCTATCTTTGCTAATGCCATGGCCACAG TTCCCAGTGAACAGGGAGGGGATAGCAAGGCCACTGGACTGCTTCCTACCTCCTCAGCTGCTGGcccaaagaggaagagagggaactTCTCTGAGGAGGAGATGCTTATGTTGACTAACATGTCAGATGCTGTGAACAATGTGGCCAATGCTCTTAGGGAGACTGGACCTGCCCATGTTGATGCCAATCTATACCTTGCTGTGATGGAGATGCCTGGCTTCAGTGAGGAGGCACTTATTGTTGCCTACACCTTCCTCCTGGACAACAAGGCCCAAGGTAGGGGCTTTGTGAACATGAGTGATGCCCACAGGGCCCTTTGGCTTAGGACCTTCCTGGCCAAAAACTACTATGTGTAG